One Streptomyces sp. NBC_01217 genomic region harbors:
- a CDS encoding serine/threonine-protein kinase translates to MRPVGSKYLLEEPLGRGATGTVWRARQRETAGAEAAVAGQPGETVAIKVLKEELANDADVVMRFLRERSVLLRLTHENIVRTRDLVVEGDLLALVMDLIDGPDLHRYLRENGPLTPVAAALLTAQIADALAASHADGVVHRDLKPANVLLDERDGQMHPMLTDFGIARLADSPGLTRTHEFVGTPAYVAPESAEGRPQTSAVDIYGAGILLYELVTGRPPFSGGTALEVLHRHLSEEPRRPTTVPAPLWTVIERCLSKDPDRRPSAENLARGLRTVAAGIGVHANSAQIAAADGVGALLAPDPAPTAVPRTPGAADPTQVLPGNAGSYDPNAATSVMQHAPGPGQGAGGHADPTTVMPPVPPHPDGPPQPEEPHPWQSQLRAARDRNEQTQVQYLDPSQDPLRRRPQRSQPQQQSQQPQRRQQPPQHQQYQQPQQYPQPRQQQYQPQPQYQQPQQPQRQQYAPPQQPAPQQPVPRQPREPRQGNANPMKIPGLGCLKGCLFTLVLLFVAGWLIWELTPLQDWIGQGKSYWQAISDAVSSFTDWVSKLGGDSGSNGSNGA, encoded by the coding sequence GTGCGGCCGGTAGGCAGCAAGTACCTCCTGGAGGAGCCGCTGGGACGCGGCGCCACGGGCACCGTCTGGCGTGCCCGCCAGCGGGAGACCGCGGGCGCCGAGGCGGCCGTCGCCGGCCAGCCCGGCGAGACCGTGGCGATCAAGGTCCTGAAGGAGGAGCTCGCCAACGACGCGGACGTCGTGATGCGGTTCCTGCGCGAGCGCTCCGTGCTGCTCCGGCTCACCCACGAGAACATCGTGCGCACCCGCGACCTGGTCGTGGAAGGCGATCTCCTCGCCCTCGTCATGGACCTGATCGACGGCCCCGACCTGCACCGCTACCTGCGCGAGAACGGCCCGCTCACCCCGGTCGCCGCCGCGCTGCTCACCGCGCAGATCGCGGACGCGCTCGCCGCCAGCCATGCCGACGGCGTCGTCCACCGCGACCTGAAACCCGCCAACGTCCTGCTCGACGAGCGCGACGGCCAGATGCACCCGATGCTCACCGACTTCGGCATCGCGCGTCTGGCCGACTCCCCGGGGCTCACCCGGACCCATGAGTTCGTCGGCACGCCCGCCTATGTGGCGCCGGAGTCCGCCGAGGGCCGCCCGCAGACCTCCGCCGTCGACATCTACGGCGCGGGCATCCTGCTGTACGAGCTGGTCACAGGCCGCCCGCCGTTCTCCGGCGGCACCGCCCTCGAAGTCCTGCACCGGCACCTCAGCGAGGAACCCCGCCGCCCCACCACCGTCCCGGCCCCGCTGTGGACGGTCATAGAGCGCTGCCTGAGCAAGGACCCGGACCGGCGGCCCAGCGCCGAGAACCTGGCCCGCGGACTGCGCACCGTCGCGGCCGGCATCGGTGTGCACGCCAACTCCGCCCAGATCGCGGCGGCCGACGGCGTGGGCGCCCTGCTCGCACCCGACCCCGCGCCGACGGCCGTGCCCCGGACCCCCGGAGCGGCCGACCCGACCCAGGTGCTGCCCGGCAACGCGGGCTCGTACGATCCGAACGCCGCGACCAGCGTCATGCAGCACGCCCCCGGCCCGGGCCAGGGCGCGGGCGGGCACGCCGACCCGACCACGGTCATGCCGCCCGTACCGCCGCACCCGGACGGCCCGCCGCAGCCCGAGGAGCCGCACCCCTGGCAGTCCCAGCTCCGGGCGGCCCGCGACCGCAACGAGCAGACGCAGGTCCAGTACCTCGACCCGAGCCAGGACCCGCTGCGCCGCCGGCCCCAGCGCTCCCAGCCGCAGCAGCAGTCCCAGCAGCCTCAGCGACGGCAGCAGCCGCCGCAGCATCAGCAGTACCAGCAGCCGCAGCAGTACCCCCAGCCCCGGCAGCAGCAGTACCAGCCGCAACCCCAGTACCAGCAGCCGCAGCAGCCCCAGCGCCAGCAGTACGCGCCCCCGCAGCAGCCGGCGCCCCAGCAGCCGGTGCCGCGCCAGCCCCGCGAGCCGAGGCAGGGCAACGCCAACCCGATGAAGATCCCCGGCCTCGGCTGCCTCAAGGGCTGTCTGTTCACCCTGGTGCTGCTGTTCGTCGCGGGCTGGCTGATCTGGGAACTGACCCCGCTGCAGGACTGGATCGGCCAGGGCAAGAGCTACTGGCAGGCGATCAGCGACGCCGTCTCCAGCTTCACGGACTGGGTCTCGAAGTTGGGCGGCGACAGCGGCAGCAACGGCAGCAACGGCGCCTGA
- a CDS encoding FtsK/SpoIIIE domain-containing protein, with product MQIRLTVLAPRSGQTPARACDVLVTAPPGTALNTVTSQLAAAVSGPDGSLGSGAVVLYAGRERLDAQRCALGEPPLVDGAVLSLQVPGEDEAVDDAVPAQLHVVAGPDAGGVHLLHGGRIRIGRSTEADVPLDDPDVSRLHCAVTVSADGLVAVADLGSTNGTLLDGREVGDRPVRLKPGALLRLGESSLRLTSGARTPTLATAPDGEGHLRVSGTAAAGAADDGFAEEYGSGHGYAPAAPTPHEGPGASHTYGSGDGGSDTGRPPSTERSPRFPDDETPRRGGIGAWARRLAGNKGEPVHEAAPDETGAAEQPFPATSPVMPSGAAPESTWPDPSAVLLTALGPGPRLWERDTAHPEALVVRLGTTDRAGLPAVPVTVALREAGSLGLAGPRTRLAGLARSTVAQLAALHSPADLEIVLISTDRARGADERRREWAWLGWLPHLRPMHGQDCRLLLAYDREQAAARTTELVRRLDDGPLGPGWASLDRSTVAEAAAQYTGPYTVVILDGDPGSAVLRENTARLAAAGAAAGIHLICLAETPAATPTSPVAATYEAACHASIAFRECGAVAMLSGDVATALRLLRTADGRAAGHGTVAAVDAVSAHWAERFGRALAPLRTEGSATAHGRSASAALPPTARLLDELGLARATPASLMARWASTADHQPGATVSGSGRWSGGPAGAGGVAGAAETDARGSGRTEYPRGTGPRVGAQRTSGEGGYGPGPGRTLYPGSETTTHVGTAGHGLARDDTRDTHGSGRTPYPGHYGGSPGDTPSSRTVPGSGTWSGGDAQGAASLPSTGSGRTSNRVSGPRGGDTPRVAARGSESGAAAVRTAVDTDTNTDASTKTPASTEGTAAVAAGRPVVVLGAGPRGAVGVDLAEEGPHLLIEGPSGSGRTELLRAVAASLAAAARPDRLGLLLVDGAGGERGESLRPCTELPHAFAHLVASDPVRMREFAQELGGELKRRAELLGPYDFTEWHHRHEVAQRMVGQRPPSAAEQRGDVDSPMSGTLRLRPAAARSTDPGPSPLPRLVVLVDDFDALVAPALGSPGRPAAGSVVRALEAVARDGGRLGVHLVATSARPDRTDDTDLAHGARLRIVLDAPVVPQSPEDPAPGRGRLGHPDGRVTPFQGGRVTGRIPRTATLRPTVVPLEWERMGDPPTRRPVRELGNGPTDLALLASALERAARSVNAEPIAPFGPVHT from the coding sequence ATGCAGATCCGGCTGACCGTCCTCGCGCCGCGCAGCGGCCAGACCCCGGCGCGCGCCTGCGACGTGCTGGTCACCGCCCCGCCGGGGACGGCGCTCAACACCGTGACGTCCCAGCTGGCCGCGGCCGTCTCCGGGCCAGACGGCTCGCTCGGCAGCGGCGCGGTGGTGCTGTATGCCGGGCGTGAGCGGCTCGACGCGCAGCGATGTGCGCTGGGTGAGCCCCCGCTGGTGGACGGAGCGGTGCTCTCCCTCCAGGTCCCGGGCGAGGACGAGGCGGTGGACGACGCCGTTCCGGCACAGCTGCACGTGGTCGCGGGGCCCGACGCGGGCGGGGTCCATCTGCTGCACGGCGGCCGGATAAGGATCGGCCGCTCCACCGAGGCGGACGTCCCGCTCGACGATCCCGATGTGTCCCGGCTGCACTGCGCGGTGACGGTCTCCGCGGACGGCCTGGTCGCGGTGGCCGACCTGGGCTCCACCAACGGCACCCTGCTCGACGGCAGGGAGGTCGGCGACCGCCCGGTCCGCCTGAAGCCCGGCGCGCTGCTGCGGCTCGGCGAATCGTCGCTCCGGCTGACCTCCGGCGCGCGTACGCCGACGCTGGCGACGGCCCCGGACGGCGAGGGACATCTACGGGTGTCCGGTACGGCGGCCGCGGGCGCCGCCGACGACGGCTTCGCCGAGGAGTACGGCTCCGGCCACGGTTACGCCCCGGCCGCCCCTACCCCGCATGAAGGACCCGGCGCCTCTCACACGTACGGGAGCGGCGACGGCGGATCGGACACCGGCCGCCCGCCCTCCACCGAGCGCTCCCCCCGCTTTCCGGACGACGAAACGCCCCGCCGGGGCGGGATAGGTGCCTGGGCACGCAGACTCGCGGGCAACAAGGGCGAGCCGGTGCACGAGGCGGCACCCGATGAGACGGGCGCGGCCGAACAGCCCTTCCCGGCCACCTCCCCCGTGATGCCCTCGGGGGCCGCCCCGGAGAGCACCTGGCCCGACCCCTCGGCCGTGCTGCTGACCGCGCTCGGCCCCGGCCCCCGCCTGTGGGAGCGTGACACGGCGCATCCGGAGGCACTCGTGGTGCGTCTGGGGACGACGGACCGGGCCGGGCTGCCCGCCGTGCCGGTGACCGTGGCGCTGCGGGAGGCCGGTTCCCTCGGCCTCGCCGGGCCGCGGACCCGGCTGGCCGGACTCGCTCGTTCCACGGTCGCGCAGCTCGCCGCGCTGCACTCCCCCGCCGATCTGGAGATCGTCCTGATCAGCACGGACCGCGCCCGCGGCGCGGACGAGCGCAGGCGCGAGTGGGCCTGGCTCGGCTGGCTGCCCCATCTGCGGCCGATGCACGGCCAGGACTGCCGGCTGCTCCTCGCGTACGACCGCGAGCAGGCCGCCGCCCGTACGACGGAGCTGGTGCGCCGGCTGGACGACGGACCTCTCGGGCCCGGCTGGGCGAGCCTGGACCGGAGCACGGTCGCCGAGGCCGCCGCGCAGTACACGGGTCCGTACACCGTGGTGATTCTCGACGGCGACCCCGGCTCGGCGGTGCTGCGCGAGAACACCGCGCGGCTGGCCGCCGCGGGTGCCGCCGCCGGGATCCATCTGATCTGCCTGGCCGAGACCCCGGCCGCCACACCCACCTCGCCGGTCGCGGCGACGTACGAGGCCGCGTGCCACGCCTCGATCGCGTTCCGCGAGTGCGGGGCGGTGGCGATGCTGAGCGGCGACGTGGCGACGGCGCTGCGGCTGCTGCGCACGGCGGACGGCCGGGCCGCGGGCCACGGCACGGTCGCCGCGGTGGACGCGGTGTCGGCGCACTGGGCCGAGCGGTTCGGCCGGGCGCTGGCCCCGCTGCGTACGGAGGGTTCGGCGACAGCCCACGGCCGGTCCGCCTCGGCCGCGCTCCCGCCGACCGCCCGTCTGCTGGACGAGCTGGGTCTGGCCCGTGCCACCCCGGCCTCCCTGATGGCACGCTGGGCCTCCACGGCGGACCACCAGCCCGGCGCCACGGTCAGCGGCTCGGGCCGCTGGTCCGGCGGGCCCGCGGGCGCCGGTGGTGTTGCGGGCGCGGCCGAGACGGATGCCCGCGGTTCGGGCCGTACGGAGTACCCGCGCGGCACGGGTCCGCGCGTCGGCGCCCAGCGCACGAGCGGCGAGGGCGGATACGGCCCGGGCCCGGGCCGCACCCTGTACCCCGGCAGCGAGACCACCACCCACGTCGGCACAGCGGGCCACGGCCTCGCGCGCGACGACACCCGCGACACCCACGGCTCGGGGCGCACCCCGTACCCGGGGCATTACGGCGGTTCGCCCGGGGACACCCCCAGCTCCCGCACCGTTCCCGGGTCCGGCACCTGGAGCGGTGGCGATGCCCAGGGGGCCGCCAGTCTCCCTTCCACCGGGTCCGGGCGGACCTCGAACCGGGTCAGCGGTCCGCGCGGCGGCGACACACCCCGGGTCGCGGCCCGGGGCTCCGAGAGCGGGGCGGCGGCCGTACGTACCGCCGTGGACACCGACACGAACACGGACGCGAGCACCAAAACGCCCGCCTCCACCGAAGGCACCGCTGCCGTGGCCGCGGGCCGTCCCGTCGTGGTGCTCGGGGCCGGGCCCCGGGGCGCGGTCGGTGTGGATCTGGCGGAGGAGGGCCCCCATCTCCTCATCGAGGGGCCGTCCGGCAGCGGACGTACGGAGCTGCTGCGGGCCGTCGCCGCCTCGCTGGCCGCGGCCGCCCGGCCCGACCGGCTGGGCCTGCTCCTGGTCGACGGCGCCGGTGGCGAGCGCGGCGAGAGCCTGCGCCCGTGCACCGAGCTCCCGCACGCGTTCGCCCACCTGGTGGCCTCCGATCCGGTCAGGATGCGGGAGTTCGCGCAGGAGCTGGGCGGCGAGCTGAAGCGGCGCGCCGAGCTGCTCGGCCCGTACGACTTCACCGAATGGCATCACCGGCACGAGGTGGCGCAGCGGATGGTGGGCCAGCGCCCGCCGAGCGCCGCGGAGCAGCGCGGCGACGTGGACTCCCCGATGAGCGGCACGCTGCGGCTGAGGCCCGCCGCCGCGCGGTCCACGGACCCCGGTCCCTCCCCGCTGCCCCGGCTCGTCGTCCTCGTCGACGACTTCGACGCGCTGGTCGCCCCGGCGCTCGGCAGCCCCGGCCGCCCCGCCGCGGGTTCGGTCGTGCGGGCCCTGGAGGCCGTGGCGAGGGACGGCGGCAGGCTCGGCGTCCATCTGGTCGCGACGTCCGCCCGCCCGGACCGTACGGACGACACGGACCTGGCTCATGGCGCCCGGCTGCGCATCGTGCTCGACGCGCCGGTCGTCCCGCAGTCACCGGAGGACCCGGCGCCCGGACGGGGCAGGCTGGGGCATCCGGACGGGCGGGTGACCCCGTTCCAGGGCGGCAGGGTGACGGGGCGCATTCCGCGTACGGCGACCCTGCGCCCCACCGTCGTCCCGCTGGAGTGGGAGCGGATGGGCGATCCGCCGACCAGGCGCCCGGTCCGTGAGCTGGGCAACGGTCCGACGGACCTGGCGCTGCTGGCCAGTGCGCTGGAGCGGGCGGCCCGGTCGGTGAACGCCGAGCCGATAGCCCCGTTCGGGCCCGTTCACACCTGA
- the prfB gene encoding peptide chain release factor 2 translates to MAVVDISEELKSLSSTMGSIEAVLDLDALRADIAALEEQAAAPSLWDDPEAAQKITSKLSHLQAEVRKTEALRGRIDDLEILFELAQDEGDADALAEAESELASVKKALDEMEVRTLLSGEYDSREALVNIRAEAGGVDAADFAEKLQRMYIRWAERHGYKTDVYETSYAEEAGIKSTTFAVQVPYAYGTLSVEQGTHRLVRISPFDNQGRRQTSFAGVEVLPVVEQTDHIEIDESELRVDVYRSSGPGGQGVNTTDSAVRLTHLPTGIVVSCQNERSQIQNKASAMNVLQAKLLERRRQEEQAKMDALKGDGGNSWGNQMRSYVLHPYQMVKDLRTEYEMGNPEAVFNGEIDGFLEAGIRWRKQREK, encoded by the coding sequence GTGGCAGTCGTCGATATTTCCGAAGAGCTGAAGTCCCTCTCCTCGACCATGGGGTCGATCGAGGCCGTCCTGGACCTGGATGCGCTGAGGGCGGACATCGCCGCGCTCGAGGAGCAGGCGGCCGCGCCTTCCCTCTGGGACGACCCGGAGGCGGCGCAGAAGATCACCAGCAAGCTTTCCCACCTCCAGGCCGAGGTCCGCAAGACCGAGGCCCTCCGCGGCCGGATCGACGACCTCGAAATCCTCTTCGAGCTCGCCCAGGACGAGGGCGACGCCGACGCCCTGGCCGAGGCCGAGTCCGAGCTGGCGTCCGTCAAGAAGGCGCTGGACGAGATGGAGGTCCGTACGCTCCTGTCCGGCGAGTACGACTCCCGCGAGGCGCTGGTCAACATCCGGGCCGAGGCCGGTGGCGTGGACGCCGCCGACTTCGCCGAGAAGCTCCAGCGCATGTACATCCGCTGGGCCGAGCGGCACGGCTACAAGACCGACGTCTACGAGACGTCGTACGCGGAAGAGGCCGGCATCAAGTCGACCACCTTCGCCGTCCAGGTGCCGTACGCCTACGGCACGCTCTCCGTCGAGCAGGGCACCCACCGGCTCGTCCGGATCTCGCCCTTCGACAACCAGGGCCGCCGCCAGACGTCCTTCGCGGGTGTCGAGGTGCTGCCCGTGGTCGAGCAGACCGACCACATCGAGATCGACGAGTCCGAGCTGCGCGTCGACGTGTACCGCTCGTCGGGCCCCGGCGGCCAGGGCGTCAACACCACGGACTCCGCGGTGCGCCTGACCCACCTCCCGACCGGCATCGTCGTCTCCTGCCAGAACGAGCGCTCGCAGATCCAGAACAAGGCGTCCGCGATGAACGTCCTCCAGGCGAAGCTCCTTGAGCGCCGCCGCCAGGAGGAGCAGGCCAAGATGGACGCCCTCAAGGGCGACGGCGGCAACTCCTGGGGCAACCAGATGCGGTCGTACGTCCTGCACCCGTACCAGATGGTCAAGGACCTGCGTACGGAGTACGAGATGGGCAACCCGGAAGCGGTCTTCAACGGCGAGATCGACGGCTTCCTGGAGGCGGGCATCCGCTGGCGCAAGCAGCGGGAGAAGTAG
- a CDS encoding serine/threonine-protein kinase: protein MARNIGSRYTAHQILGRGSAGTVWLGDGPEGPVAIKLLREDLASDQELVGRFVQERTALLGLDHPHVVAVRDLVVDGNDLALVMDLVRGTDLRTRLDRERRLAPEAAVAIIADVADGLAAAHAAGVVHRDVKPENILLDMEGPLGPGGSHPALLTDFGVAKLIDTPRRTKATKIIGTPDYLAPEIVEGLPPRAAVDIYALATVLYELLAGFTPFGGGHPGAVLRRHVTETVVPLPGIPEELWQLLVQCLAKAPASRLRASELAARLREQLPHLAGIPPLDVDEPDAEPEPPVYDEQQYTPVPEEPRRRGAVPLVPGSSTDSNRDTHTSMRVPAPDELSGGPRGTARAPRSPGSPRPGSARNKSAAVRKRRLTLGAAALVLVVALGVGGWLALGGDDTEAPAQDTENSAPGTP from the coding sequence TTGGCACGGAATATCGGCAGCCGGTACACCGCCCACCAGATCCTGGGGCGCGGCAGCGCCGGCACGGTGTGGCTCGGCGACGGGCCCGAGGGCCCGGTGGCCATCAAACTGCTCCGCGAGGACCTCGCGTCCGACCAGGAGCTCGTGGGCCGCTTCGTCCAGGAGCGCACCGCCCTGCTCGGCCTGGACCATCCCCATGTCGTCGCCGTCCGCGACCTCGTGGTGGACGGCAACGACCTGGCGCTGGTCATGGACCTGGTGCGCGGCACGGACCTGCGCACCCGCCTCGACCGCGAACGCCGCCTCGCGCCCGAGGCCGCCGTCGCGATCATCGCGGACGTCGCCGACGGCCTGGCCGCCGCGCACGCCGCCGGAGTCGTCCACCGCGACGTCAAGCCGGAGAACATCCTGCTCGACATGGAGGGCCCGCTCGGTCCCGGCGGCTCGCACCCGGCGCTGCTCACCGACTTCGGCGTCGCGAAGCTCATCGACACCCCGCGCCGCACCAAGGCCACGAAGATCATCGGTACGCCGGACTATCTGGCCCCCGAGATCGTCGAGGGTCTCCCGCCGCGCGCCGCCGTGGACATCTACGCCCTTGCGACGGTGCTGTACGAGCTCCTCGCGGGCTTCACCCCCTTCGGCGGCGGCCACCCCGGCGCGGTGCTGCGCCGCCACGTCACGGAGACGGTCGTCCCGCTCCCGGGCATCCCCGAGGAACTCTGGCAGCTCCTGGTCCAGTGCCTGGCCAAGGCCCCGGCCTCCCGGCTGCGCGCCTCCGAGCTCGCGGCCCGGCTGCGCGAGCAGCTCCCGCACCTGGCCGGCATCCCACCGCTCGACGTGGACGAGCCGGACGCCGAACCGGAGCCCCCGGTCTACGACGAGCAGCAGTACACCCCCGTACCCGAGGAACCCCGCCGCCGCGGCGCGGTCCCGCTGGTCCCCGGCTCGTCCACCGATTCCAACCGGGACACCCACACGAGCATGCGGGTACCGGCCCCCGACGAGCTCTCCGGCGGCCCCCGCGGCACGGCCAGGGCCCCCCGCTCCCCGGGCAGCCCCCGCCCCGGCTCGGCCCGCAACAAGTCCGCGGCCGTCCGCAAACGCCGACTGACGCTGGGTGCCGCGGCGCTGGTGCTGGTGGTGGCCCTCGGTGTGGGCGGCTGGCTGGCACTGGGCGGCGACGACACGGAGGCACCTGCCCAGGACACGGAGAACTCGGCGCCGGGAACACCCTGA
- a CDS encoding carbohydrate ABC transporter permease, translating into MTTAAAGGAEAVPPADKHPSGQPSLPAPRKPSDTPAGGPGRSRRSVTGTRRIFAALFLAPALVLLGALVVYPIVYSVYRSFFDQAGTGFAGLDNYKALFTDDTIRTAVKNNAIWVVFAPTVSTALGLIFAVLTERIRWGTAFKLIVFMPMAISMLAAGIIFRLVYDAAPERGVANAVWVGVHDTFAESAGYPKAHPLPVHPLKEGGGGSFVTKAPVRAGQPVQLPLVGVAPAKMPTDAKPAKAAATEAGKITGTAWLDFTRGGGGKPNVIDAKELGLKGIKVEAVKDGKVVASATAGADGTFTLPASADGAGLRLPASNFNEPYNGVEWLGPTLVTPGIIGSYVWMWAGFAMVLIAAGLAGLPRELLEAARVDGANEWQVFRRITVPMLAPVLAVVLVTLMINVLKIFDLVFIIAPGSSQDDANVLALQLYRSSFGTDADLGIGSAIAVLLLLLVLPVMFFNIRRIRKEGRR; encoded by the coding sequence ATGACGACAGCCGCAGCGGGGGGCGCCGAAGCGGTGCCCCCCGCCGACAAGCATCCGTCCGGACAGCCGTCGCTGCCCGCACCCAGAAAGCCGTCCGACACCCCGGCCGGCGGCCCGGGACGCAGCCGCAGGAGTGTGACCGGCACCCGCCGGATCTTCGCGGCGCTGTTCCTGGCGCCCGCGCTGGTGCTGCTGGGCGCGCTCGTGGTCTATCCGATCGTGTACTCCGTCTACCGGTCGTTCTTCGACCAGGCGGGTACGGGCTTCGCCGGACTCGACAACTACAAGGCGCTGTTCACGGACGACACCATCCGTACGGCGGTCAAGAACAACGCGATCTGGGTGGTGTTCGCGCCGACGGTCTCCACGGCCCTCGGGCTGATCTTCGCGGTGCTGACGGAACGGATCCGCTGGGGCACGGCGTTCAAGCTGATCGTCTTCATGCCGATGGCGATCTCCATGCTCGCCGCGGGCATCATCTTCCGGCTGGTGTACGACGCGGCCCCGGAACGCGGGGTCGCCAACGCCGTATGGGTGGGTGTGCACGACACGTTCGCCGAGTCGGCGGGCTATCCGAAGGCGCATCCGCTGCCCGTCCACCCGCTCAAGGAGGGTGGCGGCGGCTCGTTCGTCACCAAGGCGCCGGTACGGGCCGGGCAGCCGGTGCAACTGCCGCTGGTCGGCGTGGCACCGGCGAAGATGCCGACGGACGCGAAGCCCGCGAAGGCCGCCGCGACGGAGGCCGGGAAGATCACCGGCACCGCGTGGCTGGACTTCACCCGGGGCGGCGGCGGAAAGCCCAATGTCATCGACGCCAAGGAGTTGGGGCTCAAGGGCATCAAGGTGGAGGCGGTCAAGGACGGCAAGGTGGTCGCCTCGGCGACGGCGGGCGCGGACGGTACGTTCACCCTGCCCGCCTCGGCCGACGGCGCCGGACTCCGGCTCCCCGCCTCGAACTTCAACGAGCCGTACAACGGAGTCGAATGGCTGGGCCCGACCCTCGTCACCCCGGGGATCATCGGCTCCTACGTCTGGATGTGGGCCGGGTTCGCGATGGTGCTGATCGCCGCGGGCCTGGCGGGCCTGCCGCGTGAACTCCTCGAAGCCGCCCGGGTGGACGGCGCGAACGAGTGGCAGGTCTTCCGCCGGATCACGGTGCCGATGCTGGCGCCCGTCCTCGCAGTGGTGCTGGTCACGCTGATGATCAACGTCCTGAAGATCTTCGACCTGGTCTTCATCATCGCACCCGGCTCCTCGCAGGACGACGCGAACGTGCTGGCGCTCCAGCTCTACCGCTCCTCGTTCGGCACGGACGCGGACCTGGGGATCGGCAGCGCCATCGCCGTACTCCTGCTGCTGCTGGTGCTCCCGGTGATGTTCTTCAATATTCGCCGCATCCGGAAGGAGGGACGCCGATGA
- a CDS encoding ABC transporter substrate-binding protein, which translates to MRTTLRISRAAVVFTAIGALALTGCGDDGGSGKGKPDKSSGGGDKNSSGVTLPKLDGEKLSVAAVWTGVEQANFVKVLKEFENRTGATVTFVPAQDPIVNFLGTKIAGGQPPDVAMIPQVGAIQQAAEKKWAKPVGAEAKAQLAKNYAKVWQDLGTVDGTQYGVYFKAANKSLIWYNAQAFENAGASEPKTWKDFLATAETVSASGVTPVSVGGADGWTLTDWFENIYLSQAGPEKYDQLAKHEIKWTDPSVKDALTTLAELFGKPSLIAGGADGALQTEFPASVTQTFTGGDQPKAAMVYEGDFVAVNIAQTKAKIGTDAKVFPFPAVGAESPVVTGGDAAVALKDGKGAQALLTWLGSTDAAKIMAEQGGFISPNKSLDAAAYPNEVQSTMAKALIAAGDAVRFDMSDQAPQSFGGTPGKGEWKTLQDFLKNPKDIAGTQAKLESDAAKAYKS; encoded by the coding sequence ATGCGCACAACCCTTCGGATCAGCAGGGCCGCCGTGGTGTTCACAGCCATAGGTGCACTGGCCCTCACCGGTTGCGGCGACGACGGTGGCAGCGGGAAAGGCAAGCCGGACAAGAGCTCCGGGGGCGGCGACAAGAACTCGTCGGGCGTCACACTGCCGAAGCTGGACGGCGAGAAGCTCTCGGTCGCGGCGGTCTGGACCGGGGTCGAGCAGGCCAACTTCGTCAAGGTCCTCAAGGAGTTCGAGAACCGCACGGGGGCGACGGTCACCTTCGTCCCGGCGCAGGACCCGATTGTCAACTTCCTCGGTACGAAGATCGCGGGCGGTCAGCCGCCGGACGTCGCGATGATCCCGCAGGTCGGCGCGATCCAGCAGGCCGCCGAGAAGAAGTGGGCCAAGCCGGTCGGCGCCGAGGCCAAGGCCCAGCTGGCCAAGAACTACGCGAAGGTCTGGCAGGACCTCGGCACCGTTGACGGCACCCAGTACGGCGTCTACTTCAAGGCCGCCAACAAGTCCCTGATCTGGTACAACGCCCAGGCGTTCGAGAACGCGGGCGCGTCCGAGCCGAAGACCTGGAAGGACTTCCTGGCGACGGCCGAGACGGTCTCCGCCTCGGGTGTCACCCCTGTCTCGGTCGGCGGCGCGGACGGCTGGACCCTCACCGACTGGTTCGAGAACATCTATCTCTCCCAGGCGGGCCCGGAGAAGTACGACCAGCTGGCCAAGCACGAGATCAAGTGGACGGACCCGTCCGTCAAGGACGCGCTGACCACGCTCGCGGAGCTGTTCGGCAAGCCGTCGCTGATCGCGGGCGGTGCCGATGGCGCACTGCAGACGGAGTTCCCGGCCTCGGTCACCCAGACCTTCACCGGCGGCGACCAGCCAAAGGCCGCGATGGTATACGAAGGCGACTTCGTGGCCGTCAACATCGCGCAGACGAAGGCGAAGATCGGGACCGACGCCAAGGTGTTCCCGTTCCCGGCGGTCGGCGCCGAGTCCCCCGTGGTGACGGGTGGCGACGCGGCGGTGGCGCTGAAGGACGGCAAGGGCGCCCAGGCGCTGCTGACCTGGCTGGGTTCGACGGACGCGGCGAAGATCATGGCCGAGCAGGGCGGGTTCATCTCGCCGAACAAGTCCCTGGACGCCGCCGCGTATCCGAACGAGGTGCAGAGCACGATGGCGAAGGCGCTGATCGCGGCCGGTGACGCCGTCCGGTTCGACATGTCCGACCAGGCCCCGCAGTCGTTCGGCGGGACGCCCGGGAAGGGCGAGTGGAAGACCCTCCAGGACTTCCTGAAGAACCCGAAGGACATCGCGGGGACCCAGGCGAAGCTGGAGTCCGACGCGGCCAAGGCGTACAAGAGCTGA